Genomic DNA from Thermodesulfobacteriota bacterium:
GCTTATATTTTTTTTAAAACATCCTTTTATTGGGTGAATGATAATTTCGGGTCCTCCTGGCGGGTATTTTCCTATATGGTTTTCTGCCCGATCTGTCCTGATTTAATTGGTAGTATTTGATCACCATTGATTCAATATCTTCTTTAATGGACTGATATCTTCTGTTCTCAAAAAGATAAATCAAAATGCTCTTGGTAATGACAAAAAGGATAATAAAAAATGCAACGGGAAATATGATACAATCAAACAGGTATCCGGCAATCAGCTGAATGGTCCAGATCGCAATGTTCCTTGTCTTTTCCTTAAAAAATTTGGCAAGTTCTTTGATACGGTGTTTTGCTTTTTCATATTTTGCCTTTAAATTCAAATCGAAAATCCAGGAATCATCTCCTTCCTGTTCTTCGGGAAAGAGTTTGTTGGTGATTGAATCCAAAGAAAAATCCTGTTGTATACTTTCAAAACTCTTTTGGGATTCCTCAATAAGCGGCTTGGTGATTTTTTCCGATAAGAAAGCCGCACCGGTAATAGAAAATGGTAGCAATATATACAGGGCAATAGAAAACACCATTAGAAAATAAGTGGTTTCTTTCAGTGTCCGGGAAATTTTAACATAGTTGGGGAAAAACCAGCTTACGATCACAGACACTAATAAGATCATAAACATCAAAAACAGGCACCAGTGGTCCATTAACCGGACTGATTTTAACATTAAACGGGTCAAAAGTATCACTGTACCGCCTGCAAGGGAAGTCTTCCAGGCAATATCCACATAATCATAGACGGATTGAACAATATCACCCAGTTCCAGGTTAAACCCGATACCCACTTCTGAGCCTTCAATCACTGCCAACCCGCCTTTTATTCCGGATAAAATTAAAAAACCATTCACTGCTTTGTTGAATGAATTTTTCAAATATTGATCATTGGAACGGGAAATGTTTTCCATTCCAAGAATGTCGGGGACTTTATCTACATATCCGGTCGCTGACATCACCACAGCTGCTAAAATGAGGATAATAATCAAAATTTTTTTTACATGTGCTGAACTCATTGAATGCCTCTTTAAGATAGCTCCTAGTTAAAAATAATGATGGATTCCATTCTGCTATCCGCTATGAGCTATATGCGCTATTCACCGATGCTTTGTAGATCACCGCTTTTCCTGTTATATGATACATGCTGACAGATGCCGGGACAATAATGGATTTTCCTTTTTTTAAATAAATAGTTTCATTATTTCCAGAATCTGTGATGGTGGCCTGACCATCCGTGCACAGTAATATTTCCGCACTCTTTACAGCCTGGCTGGTAAAGTTTTTTGTGGAATCCACCGAAATGACAGACAGCATAAATTCTTTTGCCATGCTGGCATAGGTACATTCAGCAGTATTGTTTTTTTCACATTGCAAAATTTCAATGTCCCTTTCGGCAAAATTTACCACTTTCAGCAGTTCGGGTATATCCACATGCTTGGAAGTCAGCCCTCCTCGCAGCACGTTATCCGAGTTGGCCATCAGTTCAATTCCCAGTCCATCAAGATAGGCGTGAAGTTCTCCCGAAAACAGAAACATGGCTTCCCCCGGTTTAAGACAAACCAGATTTAACATGGCGGGAGAAAGTATGCCGATATCTTGGGGATACTCTTTGGCAAGTTTAACCATCCACTCAAACGCAGGATCTGATTTTGCAATTTTTTTTGCATTATATAGTGTCTCGTTTAAAACCCGGTTTTTTCGCTTCTCATCCAGCGTCATGAAAGACTTAAAAAATTGCTTTAACCCATCAGCATCCTGTTTCTTTTCAAGCTCATTCAGTTCTTTTCCCAGACTGTTTGAGCAGACTTTTTTCATAAATGATAACATATCGCATGTTTTTCGAAAACCGT
This window encodes:
- the manA gene encoding mannose-6-phosphate isomerase, class I, producing MKTICLLENTIQEYEWGSYTAIASLLSKKASSDVPQAEIWMGAHPKASSMVTYQGKSISLLELISQYPEDILGKNIAKEYNHQLPFLFKVLAAAKPLSIQAHPSHLQAREGFKRENELNISKDSPKRNYKDDNHKPECICALTDFLALNGFRKTCDMLSFMKKVCSNSLGKELNELEKKQDADGLKQFFKSFMTLDEKRKNRVLNETLYNAKKIAKSDPAFEWMVKLAKEYPQDIGILSPAMLNLVCLKPGEAMFLFSGELHAYLDGLGIELMANSDNVLRGGLTSKHVDIPELLKVVNFAERDIEILQCEKNNTAECTYASMAKEFMLSVISVDSTKNFTSQAVKSAEILLCTDGQATITDSGNNETIYLKKGKSIIVPASVSMYHITGKAVIYKASVNSAYSS